In the genome of Shewanella glacialimarina, one region contains:
- the moaD gene encoding molybdopterin synthase sulfur carrier subunit, whose protein sequence is MIQVLFFAQVRELLGTAKLDFPAEGITTAESLRLALAAQDDKWAKVMASDKLLVAVNQTISHWDTVVADGDEVAFFPPVTGG, encoded by the coding sequence ATGATCCAAGTATTATTTTTTGCTCAGGTACGTGAATTATTAGGTACCGCCAAATTAGATTTTCCTGCAGAGGGTATCACCACCGCAGAATCTTTGAGACTTGCTTTAGCAGCACAAGATGACAAGTGGGCTAAAGTGATGGCGTCAGATAAATTACTGGTTGCTGTTAATCAAACCATTAGTCATTGGGATACCGTAGTTGCTGACGGTGATGAAGTGGCCTTCTTTCCGCCTGTTACAGGGGGCTAA
- the moaE gene encoding molybdopterin synthase catalytic subunit MoaE gives MTQQAKVQVQTADFNVADEYNLLASDNSDGAVVTFVGKVRDFNDGNPVTDLTLEHYPGMTEAVLMQIAQQAKERWPLNYVTIIHRVGTLSLGEQIVFIGVTSAHRKAAFTACEFLIDFLKTKAPFWKLEAGSNGSNWVDARDSDEQAAKMWQKD, from the coding sequence ATGACCCAGCAAGCTAAAGTGCAAGTTCAAACAGCAGACTTTAATGTCGCTGATGAATATAACCTACTTGCCAGTGATAATAGCGACGGCGCCGTAGTGACTTTTGTGGGTAAAGTACGAGATTTTAATGACGGTAATCCGGTTACAGATCTCACGTTAGAGCATTACCCTGGTATGACAGAAGCCGTGCTAATGCAAATTGCTCAGCAAGCAAAAGAGCGTTGGCCGCTTAATTATGTCACCATTATCCACCGTGTTGGCACTCTGTCTTTAGGTGAGCAGATCGTGTTTATCGGTGTGACCAGTGCCCATCGCAAAGCGGCTTTTACAGCGTGCGAATTTTTGATTGATTTTTTAAAGACAAAAGCGCCTTTTTGGAAACTTGAGGCTGGCAGTAATGGCAGCAATTGGGTTGATGCCCGTGACAGTGATGAGCAAGCCGCTAAAATGTGGCAAAAAGACTAG
- the modA gene encoding molybdate ABC transporter substrate-binding protein: MAKRLADKVITMDNTKQKNIFSRCILTLSPSWLGKKWLLYFGLLLTFNSLTVLAINAVDSPAIAVAANVKFAMDDIAKQFSQDTGLSVRLSYGSSGNFVSQILHGAPFELLLSADELYPNKLVEAGVTQDAGHIYAMGRLALAAPKNSPLKLDKQLLGLASLIESGQLRRFAIANPVHAPYGESAKQVLIKKGLWQAIEPHIILGENASQAAQFAVSGSTQGGIVPLSLVLTPNFERIGQYAAIADELYQPINQRMVLMKTASSTAQQFYTYMLSSSAQQILLQYGFKVPEASSSQSSIISPSNTMEPD, encoded by the coding sequence GTGGCAAAAAGACTAGCGGATAAAGTGATCACAATGGACAACACCAAGCAAAAAAATATATTCAGTCGGTGTATTTTGACTTTGTCACCGTCTTGGCTAGGTAAAAAATGGTTGCTGTATTTTGGGCTGCTGCTTACATTCAACAGCTTGACGGTATTGGCTATTAATGCCGTCGATAGCCCCGCGATTGCTGTGGCGGCCAACGTTAAATTTGCGATGGATGATATTGCCAAGCAGTTTAGTCAAGATACGGGGCTTTCGGTGAGATTAAGTTATGGCTCGTCAGGTAATTTTGTATCGCAAATTTTGCATGGTGCTCCATTTGAGTTGCTGCTCAGTGCCGATGAGCTGTATCCAAACAAGTTAGTTGAAGCAGGTGTCACTCAAGATGCTGGCCACATTTATGCTATGGGCCGCTTAGCCTTAGCTGCCCCTAAAAACTCCCCGCTAAAGCTTGATAAACAATTACTTGGATTAGCCTCCTTAATTGAGTCTGGTCAATTACGACGCTTTGCGATTGCTAACCCGGTGCATGCCCCTTATGGCGAAAGCGCTAAGCAAGTGCTAATTAAAAAAGGCTTATGGCAGGCCATTGAACCGCATATCATTCTAGGTGAAAACGCTTCTCAAGCGGCGCAATTTGCCGTTAGTGGTTCAACTCAGGGCGGTATAGTGCCATTGTCATTAGTATTAACCCCTAATTTTGAACGTATAGGTCAATATGCTGCCATTGCTGATGAGCTTTATCAGCCAATTAATCAACGTATGGTATTAATGAAAACCGCCTCTAGCACTGCACAACAATTTTATACCTATATGTTATCAAGTTCAGCGCAGCAAATTTTATTACAATATGGTTTTAAAGTACCTGAGGCATCATCCTCACAAAGTAGTATAATCTCACCATCAAATACGATGGAGCCAGATTAA
- the modB gene encoding molybdate ABC transporter permease subunit, whose protein sequence is MDWQALWLSVKLSSVTVLFLIPLALFVGRALAYRQFRGKSWVEALIMVPLVLPPTVVGYYLLVGMGNQSVIGQWVEQLFGQQLVFHFSGLVIASILVNIPFAVQPIQRAFETIPTDVRDAADCCGMSRLTLFFKVELPMVWPGVLTALVLCFSHVLGEFGVVLMLGGNIAGETKTISIAIYDSVQAFDFDGAGTMSLVLLLFAISALALTTSLSRRLGGHLGSSGR, encoded by the coding sequence ATGGATTGGCAAGCGCTGTGGCTGTCGGTCAAACTCAGCAGTGTAACTGTGTTATTTCTTATTCCATTGGCATTGTTTGTTGGACGGGCTTTGGCTTATCGCCAGTTTCGTGGCAAGTCATGGGTTGAAGCCTTGATCATGGTGCCCTTAGTGTTACCGCCAACCGTGGTGGGATACTATTTGCTGGTGGGTATGGGTAATCAAAGTGTAATAGGCCAATGGGTTGAACAGCTGTTTGGTCAGCAGTTGGTGTTCCATTTTTCAGGTTTGGTGATTGCTTCTATATTGGTCAATATTCCCTTCGCTGTACAACCCATTCAACGTGCGTTTGAAACGATTCCCACAGACGTTCGAGATGCGGCGGACTGTTGTGGAATGAGCAGGCTCACCTTATTTTTTAAAGTGGAGCTACCTATGGTATGGCCTGGGGTGTTAACCGCTTTAGTGCTGTGTTTTTCCCACGTATTAGGTGAGTTTGGTGTGGTGTTGATGCTGGGTGGCAACATAGCCGGGGAAACAAAAACTATTTCTATTGCCATATATGACAGCGTGCAAGCTTTTGATTTTGATGGTGCAGGTACCATGTCTTTAGTGCTGTTATTATTTGCAATTAGCGCCTTAGCATTAACCACCAGTTTATCAAGGCGATTAGGAGGTCATCTTGGCAGCTCCGGTCGCTGA
- a CDS encoding ABC transporter ATP-binding protein yields MAAPVADLHCDLSQLLPIPLEAHFCCKAGEVLAVVGPSGGGKTTLLRMIAGLSKPESGKITYGEQVWFDSQQKVYKTPQQRHIGYVPQHFGLFPHLSAIQNVMAGLDHVPKSKRKQRALDWLERVNLEGLPDRLPANLSGGQRQRVALARALAREPAVLLLDEPFSAVDRETRERLYIELARLKSQLAIPVIMVTHDIHEAQLLADRMILISQGQMLQQGKPFEVLSHPRNEAVARQMGLRNIFDAKVIAQESGRNMTWLAFGEHQIAIENAPKMTIGQQVRWVIPNQGIRFNAITSGRLCKSINKLDVEIESLLVMGESVRVIARIAGVEQVINADIPTHLCDKLALVQGQKTTVALKSDQIQILQT; encoded by the coding sequence TTGGCAGCTCCGGTCGCTGATTTACATTGTGATTTATCGCAACTGCTACCCATTCCCTTAGAAGCCCATTTTTGCTGTAAAGCGGGAGAGGTCTTAGCGGTTGTTGGCCCTTCTGGCGGCGGAAAAACAACGTTATTACGCATGATTGCTGGCTTGAGTAAGCCGGAGTCGGGCAAGATAACTTATGGCGAGCAAGTATGGTTTGATAGCCAACAAAAGGTTTATAAAACGCCACAACAGAGACATATTGGTTATGTTCCCCAGCACTTTGGCTTATTTCCGCACCTTAGTGCGATCCAAAATGTGATGGCGGGATTAGATCATGTTCCTAAATCAAAGCGTAAACAGCGGGCATTAGATTGGTTGGAGCGAGTTAATCTTGAGGGATTACCCGATCGTCTACCTGCGAACCTGTCAGGGGGACAACGTCAACGTGTTGCGTTAGCAAGAGCGTTAGCCCGTGAGCCAGCGGTATTACTATTAGACGAGCCTTTTTCTGCTGTCGATAGAGAAACCCGCGAAAGACTGTATATTGAACTGGCCAGATTAAAATCTCAATTAGCGATTCCAGTGATCATGGTGACCCATGATATTCATGAAGCGCAGTTATTGGCTGACCGAATGATTTTGATTAGCCAGGGGCAAATGCTACAGCAAGGTAAGCCTTTTGAAGTGTTATCTCATCCGCGTAATGAAGCCGTTGCCAGGCAAATGGGATTACGTAATATTTTTGATGCAAAAGTCATCGCCCAAGAGTCGGGGCGAAATATGACCTGGCTGGCTTTTGGCGAGCATCAAATAGCGATTGAAAACGCACCTAAAATGACTATTGGACAACAAGTGCGCTGGGTGATCCCTAATCAGGGTATTCGATTTAATGCCATTACCAGCGGTCGCTTATGTAAAAGTATTAATAAATTAGATGTTGAAATAGAATCTTTACTGGTTATGGGTGAATCTGTTCGGGTTATTGCCCGTATTGCCGGTGTCGAGCAAGTCATTAATGCGGATATCCCGACGCACTTATGCGATAAACTCGCATTAGTTCAAGGTCAGAAAACCACAGTGGCATTGAAGTCTGATCAAATCCAAATTTTACAAACTTAA
- a CDS encoding response regulator transcription factor — protein MRILIVEDDATTLKYVAEGFTAQQYSVDSATDGQEGLTLAKHNQYDLIVLDRMLPKLDGLTLLSALRTSGNKTPVLILSALSHVDERIKGLRAGGDDYMTKPFAFAELLVRAEKLAQRNVVAPTTTDLEVGGLKMELLTRNVTLDGKELMLQPKEFQLLKYLMEHPNQIISRTLLFEAVWDYHFDPRTNVIDVHIAKLRRKFEELGHGELIETIRGAGYRLCKGH, from the coding sequence ATGCGTATTTTGATCGTTGAAGATGATGCCACAACATTGAAATATGTGGCAGAAGGGTTTACCGCGCAACAGTATAGTGTTGATAGTGCAACAGATGGCCAAGAAGGGCTAACACTGGCTAAACATAATCAATATGATTTAATTGTGTTAGACCGAATGTTGCCCAAGCTTGATGGCTTGACCTTGTTGTCTGCGCTGCGTACTAGCGGTAATAAAACACCGGTGTTAATTTTATCTGCCTTAAGCCACGTTGATGAGCGAATTAAAGGCTTGCGAGCGGGGGGGGATGATTACATGACCAAACCCTTTGCATTTGCTGAGCTATTGGTGCGCGCAGAAAAGCTAGCCCAACGAAATGTAGTTGCACCAACGACCACCGATCTCGAGGTCGGCGGCCTTAAAATGGAGTTGTTAACCCGTAACGTTACCTTAGATGGTAAAGAGTTAATGCTGCAACCTAAAGAATTTCAATTGCTTAAGTATTTAATGGAACACCCTAACCAGATAATTAGCCGTACTTTATTGTTTGAAGCAGTTTGGGACTATCATTTTGATCCCCGCACCAATGTGATTGATGTGCATATTGCTAAGCTGCGTCGTAAGTTTGAAGAACTGGGACACGGTGAGTTAATTGAAACAATAAGAGGTGCTGGATATCGTCTTTGCAAAGGGCATTAA
- a CDS encoding sensor histidine kinase, with protein MLISSLYRQLIIEQENQVDNHLAAEMQRYQQLALTVNRRSFAAQIQASDPKTALIAWKNSVDMVGALTFLPDNMPLLPETRQFPIFTGGPDKLHILTGGLAMTNYGPVLIATRTDQLAMLIEKFVNAAFWAVAFTLGLTLALGYIFSKAILRRLVQYNQLSEQIEAGHYDTRLPVSRQQDEFDMLAQQFNRVLDTLEQNLRAVRGVTDNIAHDLRTPLSHLRIGIEQLADKPQSELADARAELLEELDDCLATFDAMLSLTRIEEGQQLLDLQPVHLQEICQDLYEMADVLAEAKEQQFTIDLRQDVVIQGDKHLLFQALFNLVDNAIKYSPEGAKIHIEQHGKWIKIADNGPGIADEDKERVFERLVRLDPSRHFKGTGLGLSMVKAILSRHQASIEMSDNHPGLLVSIHFK; from the coding sequence ATGCTGATTTCTAGCTTATACAGACAACTGATTATCGAGCAAGAAAATCAAGTCGATAATCATCTAGCTGCTGAGATGCAACGTTATCAGCAATTAGCTTTGACCGTTAATCGGCGTAGCTTTGCAGCTCAAATTCAAGCATCTGATCCCAAAACTGCCTTAATTGCCTGGAAAAATAGCGTCGATATGGTCGGCGCATTAACTTTTTTACCTGACAACATGCCTCTGTTACCCGAAACGCGCCAGTTTCCCATTTTTACCGGCGGGCCTGATAAGCTACACATTTTGACCGGCGGCTTGGCCATGACCAATTACGGCCCGGTATTAATTGCGACTCGAACGGATCAATTAGCGATGTTAATTGAAAAGTTTGTTAATGCGGCATTTTGGGCAGTCGCTTTCACATTGGGCTTAACTTTGGCGTTGGGGTATATTTTTTCTAAGGCTATTTTGCGTCGATTAGTGCAATACAATCAGCTTAGTGAACAAATTGAAGCGGGGCATTATGACACGCGATTACCTGTCTCACGCCAGCAAGACGAGTTTGATATGTTGGCGCAGCAGTTTAACCGGGTGTTAGATACCTTAGAGCAAAACTTACGTGCCGTCCGGGGCGTAACCGACAATATTGCCCATGACCTGCGTACACCGCTGTCTCATTTACGCATAGGTATTGAGCAGCTTGCTGACAAACCTCAATCTGAGCTTGCCGATGCTCGCGCAGAGTTGCTAGAAGAGTTAGATGACTGCTTGGCCACCTTTGATGCCATGTTGTCATTAACACGAATTGAAGAAGGTCAGCAGTTACTTGATTTACAGCCGGTGCATTTACAAGAAATTTGCCAGGATTTATATGAAATGGCAGATGTGTTAGCTGAAGCCAAAGAACAACAGTTCACCATTGATTTGCGTCAAGACGTTGTGATACAAGGGGATAAACACTTGCTGTTTCAGGCATTGTTTAATTTGGTCGATAATGCGATAAAATATTCACCAGAAGGCGCTAAAATTCATATAGAACAGCATGGTAAGTGGATTAAAATTGCCGACAATGGCCCAGGTATCGCTGATGAAGATAAAGAACGCGTCTTTGAAAGACTCGTCAGACTTGACCCTAGCCGTCATTTTAAAGGCACTGGTTTAGGTTTATCTATGGTTAAAGCTATTTTATCGCGTCATCAAGCCAGTATTGAAATGTCGGATAATCACCCTGGATTATTAGTTAGTATCCATTTTAAATAA
- a CDS encoding TIGR01621 family pseudouridine synthase, with amino-acid sequence MYQVISQQDDFIIINKAPNVHFHSQDGSAGVVAQAEIDLGIKLFAVHRLDTPTSGLLILAKNPEAANRFTQMFTAHQIQKYYLAIANGKPKKKQGWVIGDMAKARRSMYKLLRSKDNPAITQFYSTSVGAGIRAYLLKPHSGKTHQLRVALASIGVPILGDSLYGEAIDDRCYLHAYQLNFCYLGQEYQFTQVPHQGQQFLAPAMQTCLLNEWLLPAELDWPQKP; translated from the coding sequence ATGTATCAAGTTATTAGCCAACAAGATGACTTTATTATTATCAATAAAGCCCCCAATGTGCATTTTCATAGCCAAGACGGCTCTGCCGGTGTTGTTGCCCAAGCTGAGATTGATCTCGGTATAAAACTCTTTGCGGTGCACCGTTTAGATACCCCAACATCAGGGCTACTCATCCTCGCTAAAAATCCCGAAGCCGCTAACCGTTTTACGCAGATGTTTACCGCTCATCAAATTCAAAAATACTACTTAGCAATCGCCAATGGAAAACCTAAAAAGAAGCAAGGTTGGGTGATTGGTGATATGGCTAAAGCGCGCCGCAGTATGTATAAACTGTTACGCAGTAAAGATAATCCGGCTATTACTCAGTTTTATTCAACTTCAGTTGGGGCGGGTATACGGGCTTATTTGCTTAAGCCTCACAGTGGTAAAACCCATCAACTCAGAGTGGCGTTAGCCAGTATTGGTGTACCCATATTAGGTGATAGCCTTTATGGTGAAGCTATTGATGATCGTTGTTACTTGCATGCTTACCAATTAAATTTTTGTTATTTGGGGCAAGAATATCAATTTACACAAGTGCCACATCAAGGTCAGCAGTTCCTCGCACCAGCGATGCAAACTTGCCTGCTAAATGAGTGGTTATTGCCAGCGGAACTTGACTGGCCGCAAAAGCCTTAG
- a CDS encoding YqaE/Pmp3 family membrane protein translates to MDTNKLLLVIIAILLPPVGVFLKKGAGKDLLINILLCIFFFVPGLIHALWVVLQD, encoded by the coding sequence ATGGATACCAACAAATTATTACTGGTAATTATTGCTATATTGTTGCCGCCAGTTGGCGTTTTTTTGAAAAAAGGCGCAGGTAAGGATTTATTGATTAATATCTTGCTGTGTATTTTCTTCTTTGTACCAGGCTTAATTCATGCGTTATGGGTTGTGTTACAAGATTAA
- a CDS encoding DUF2986 domain-containing protein yields MNRKKKINQTLKAKAKKANQKLHTANKPQYVSKAERALLDQQSNLTNTDATLPITDSDITV; encoded by the coding sequence ATGAACCGAAAAAAGAAAATCAACCAAACTCTTAAAGCTAAAGCCAAAAAAGCCAATCAAAAACTACATACTGCGAATAAACCACAGTATGTGTCTAAAGCTGAACGGGCGTTATTAGACCAACAATCTAATCTGACCAATACAGATGCGACTTTACCTATAACTGACAGTGATATTACAGTTTAA
- the moeB gene encoding molybdopterin-synthase adenylyltransferase MoeB, whose amino-acid sequence MSQSEDNAISANLYHDEILSDNEMLRYSRQISIKAMDIDGQEKLKLAKVLIIGAGGLGCAASQYLAVAGIGEITLVDFDTVELSNLQRQVLHQDANIGQAKVHSAKQTLTQLNPLITVNAINALLDDQQINTLVSTHSLVLDCTDNVMVREQLNHSCLQHQIPLVSAAAIRMEGTVTVFDYQPNTPCYHCYSQLFGEQHLTCVESGILAPVVGLVGCIQATEAIKVITAMGQHLVGRILMIDAMTMEFRAMKLTKQPHCEVCGSPTNKLK is encoded by the coding sequence ATGAGCCAATCCGAAGATAACGCTATCAGTGCTAATTTGTATCACGACGAGATATTGTCAGACAACGAAATGCTGCGTTACAGTCGCCAAATATCGATTAAAGCAATGGATATTGATGGCCAAGAAAAACTTAAATTAGCTAAGGTACTGATTATAGGCGCTGGCGGATTAGGTTGTGCCGCAAGCCAGTATCTTGCTGTTGCAGGTATTGGTGAGATTACACTGGTCGATTTTGACACAGTTGAATTGTCTAACTTACAACGCCAGGTTTTGCACCAGGATGCCAATATTGGTCAGGCTAAAGTTCACTCTGCCAAACAAACGTTAACTCAACTCAACCCACTGATTACCGTTAATGCGATTAACGCTTTACTCGATGATCAGCAAATCAACACGCTCGTTTCTACCCATAGCCTGGTATTAGATTGCACCGATAATGTGATGGTGCGCGAACAACTTAACCACAGTTGCTTACAGCACCAAATACCGCTTGTTTCTGCGGCGGCGATTAGAATGGAAGGCACGGTGACAGTATTTGACTATCAACCCAATACACCTTGCTATCATTGCTACAGCCAACTTTTTGGCGAGCAACACCTAACCTGCGTAGAGTCAGGCATTCTAGCTCCAGTAGTCGGTTTGGTGGGGTGTATTCAAGCAACCGAAGCAATAAAAGTGATTACTGCAATGGGGCAACACTTAGTGGGTAGAATATTGATGATCGATGCGATGACGATGGAGTTTCGCGCAATGAAACTGACTAAACAGCCTCATTGTGAGGTGTGCGGTTCACCAACCAACAAACTTAAATAG
- the moeA gene encoding molybdopterin molybdotransferase MoeA has translation MIATQDPCAQPTLLHPDDAMVQLLEQVEATEDSEVVELSHSIGRVLAEDLASGLDLPPFNNSAMDGYAMRFADLTPNKSETTLTLVGSSFAGHPYSGKVTANTCIRIMTGAPVPQGYDTVQMQEKAVTNGEAITITHPGKHGANVRYRGEELLSGTKVLFSGTQIRAAEMGVLATIGISKVRVKRVIKVAFFSTGDELRPVGTELAPGQIYDSNRYSIQGLMAKANVEWIDLGVIEDDKEAIRAAFRDAAECADMVITSGGVSVGDADYTKQILSEEGQITFWRLAIKPGKPFAFGKLGKAVFCGLPGNPVSSMVTFYKLVWPILNKMQGLPHKTPLTYQAKLLTPIRKHPGRVEYQRGVLTQNTQGELEVSTTGGQGSGMLTSMSIANCFINLAQFQGDTEAGSMVTVEPFSHVLT, from the coding sequence ATGATAGCAACTCAAGACCCTTGTGCTCAACCTACGTTATTACACCCAGATGACGCTATGGTACAGCTACTTGAACAAGTTGAAGCCACTGAAGACTCTGAAGTAGTTGAGTTATCACACTCTATCGGACGAGTATTAGCAGAAGATCTTGCGTCAGGTTTAGATTTACCTCCTTTTAATAATTCTGCGATGGACGGTTACGCAATGCGATTTGCGGACTTAACACCAAATAAGTCAGAAACCACACTCACTTTAGTTGGCAGCTCATTTGCTGGTCACCCTTATAGCGGTAAAGTCACTGCAAATACGTGTATTCGGATCATGACAGGTGCACCTGTGCCACAGGGTTACGATACCGTGCAAATGCAGGAAAAGGCGGTGACTAATGGTGAAGCCATTACTATTACCCACCCAGGCAAGCATGGGGCAAATGTACGATATCGCGGCGAAGAACTGCTTTCTGGTACCAAAGTATTATTTAGCGGCACACAAATTAGAGCCGCCGAAATGGGCGTGTTGGCAACAATAGGCATCAGTAAAGTCAGAGTGAAACGCGTTATAAAAGTCGCCTTCTTTTCTACTGGCGATGAACTTCGTCCGGTTGGTACAGAGCTTGCGCCAGGACAAATTTATGATTCAAATCGCTATTCGATTCAGGGACTCATGGCCAAAGCGAATGTCGAATGGATAGACTTAGGCGTAATTGAAGATGATAAAGAAGCGATTCGCGCTGCATTTAGAGATGCTGCCGAATGTGCCGACATGGTAATAACCTCTGGTGGGGTGTCGGTGGGTGATGCGGATTACACTAAACAAATTCTATCCGAAGAAGGTCAAATCACCTTCTGGAGACTGGCGATAAAACCCGGTAAACCTTTTGCTTTTGGTAAGTTAGGTAAGGCTGTGTTTTGTGGCTTACCCGGCAATCCGGTTTCATCTATGGTCACTTTCTATAAATTGGTGTGGCCTATCTTAAATAAAATGCAGGGTTTACCCCATAAAACACCGCTAACTTATCAGGCAAAATTACTCACCCCTATTCGCAAACACCCGGGGCGTGTTGAATATCAACGTGGTGTATTAACTCAAAACACCCAAGGTGAACTAGAAGTATCTACTACCGGTGGGCAAGGCTCTGGTATGTTAACGTCAATGAGTATTGCTAACTGCTTTATCAACCTAGCTCAATTCCAAGGTGATACAGAAGCAGGATCTATGGTCACAGTAGAACCCTTTAGTCATGTGTTAACTTAG
- a CDS encoding GIY-YIG nuclease family protein, protein MQQKKSAKYWFLYIIKCANGHLYTGITTDVARRFSEHQSSGPLAAKYLKGKGPLTLVYQESLSCRSSATKREIEVKKLPRLKKLDLIKSSAY, encoded by the coding sequence ATGCAGCAAAAAAAATCAGCAAAATATTGGTTTTTATACATAATTAAGTGTGCCAATGGGCATTTATACACAGGGATAACCACTGATGTCGCTCGACGTTTCTCTGAGCATCAGTCATCAGGCCCTTTGGCTGCAAAGTACCTTAAAGGTAAAGGTCCACTAACATTGGTGTATCAAGAGTCATTGAGCTGCCGCAGCAGTGCGACCAAGCGTGAAATTGAAGTAAAAAAATTGCCAAGACTTAAAAAATTAGACTTAATTAAAAGCAGTGCATATTAA
- a CDS encoding substrate-binding periplasmic protein has translation MIFYRLATAFFLLTSPLYALAQDTIRTESAQSADNLSHIYYQDLLLKVLQSTEADFGKVDVVTVDINVSQSRGFQLLDRDMLDVFWAGTNVEREQQYGAIAIPLIGGLLGIRVPVIDKANLTLFESIKTAEQLKKLKACQGSQWPDSDILEFNGYNVERIISFNLMYSMLKQGRCDYFPRGLNEVYAELSAPSNQGLIAYEPLLLRYPLPMYFFVSKQNEQLKQRLSLGLNRLIDSGELATFIKQHPTTADIFPLSRFSHSHILELTNPHLPETTPLDDNRLWWRIPASTGGDIERGH, from the coding sequence ATGATTTTTTATCGGCTAGCGACAGCATTTTTTTTACTAACAAGCCCGCTTTATGCGCTGGCACAAGACACTATTCGAACAGAATCTGCACAATCAGCAGATAACCTAAGCCATATTTATTACCAAGATTTATTACTTAAGGTGTTGCAAAGCACTGAAGCTGATTTTGGCAAGGTTGATGTGGTTACCGTAGATATTAACGTGTCACAGTCGAGGGGCTTTCAATTACTTGATCGCGATATGTTAGATGTGTTTTGGGCAGGGACTAATGTTGAGCGAGAGCAACAGTACGGCGCAATAGCTATTCCCCTTATCGGTGGGCTGTTAGGTATTCGAGTCCCTGTTATCGATAAGGCTAATCTCACGTTATTTGAATCAATTAAGACAGCAGAGCAATTAAAAAAGCTCAAAGCTTGTCAGGGGTCTCAGTGGCCTGATTCAGATATATTAGAGTTTAATGGCTACAATGTTGAACGTATTATTAGTTTTAATTTAATGTATTCAATGTTAAAGCAGGGGCGCTGTGATTATTTCCCCCGAGGGCTCAATGAGGTCTATGCTGAATTGAGCGCGCCTAGTAATCAAGGATTGATAGCATATGAGCCTCTTTTATTGCGCTATCCATTACCTATGTATTTCTTCGTCAGTAAGCAAAATGAACAATTAAAGCAGCGGCTTAGTTTGGGGTTAAATCGTCTTATTGATAGTGGTGAGTTGGCTACTTTTATTAAGCAACACCCGACTACAGCGGATATTTTCCCACTAAGTCGTTTTAGTCACTCACATATTCTTGAATTAACTAACCCTCATTTACCTGAAACAACGCCTTTAGATGACAACAGATTATGGTGGCGTATTCCTGCGTCAACTGGAGGTGACATTGAGCGTGGACACTAA